The proteins below are encoded in one region of Lactuca sativa cultivar Salinas chromosome 3, Lsat_Salinas_v11, whole genome shotgun sequence:
- the LOC111895833 gene encoding trihelix transcription factor ASR3, protein MEHDGVGALRTRSKVAPDWTVEESLILVNEVSAVEADCGDTLASFQKWKIIVENCNALGVNRNLNQCRRKWDSLLSDYKKIKQSGSRKVSFNSELFKVIEWYVRDYEGGCDTDPDSDPEALPEPVLASFVQSASKKQRSKIIPQKRSIEDTPKPKKPIKTEEVKVEEYSSIPTNDILNVIDYENQEQIMAENVRENAELIEAIVKQDLINGGSNEELTRLDGDKLILCLSNLVVALDRLSKFVS, encoded by the exons ATGGAGCACGACGGCGTTGGTGCCCTCCGTACTCGATCGAAGGTGGCGCCCGATTGGACCGTGGAGGAATCCCTAATTCTGGTCAACGAGGTCTCTGCGGTGGAAGCTGATTGTGGCGACACCCTCGCTTCCTTCCAGAAATGGAAGATCATTGTGGAGAATTGCAACGCGTTGGGCGTGAATCGCAACCTGAACCAGTGTCGTAGGAAGTGGGACTCTTTGCTCTCCGATTACAAGAAAATCAAACAGTCTGGATCCAGAAAGGTGAGTTTCAATTCCGAGTTATTTAAGGTGATTGAATGGTACGTGAGGGACTACGAAGGTGGATGTGATACGGATCCCGATAGTGATCCTGAGGCGCTGCCGGAGCCTGTTCTTGCTTCCTTTGTACAATCTG cttcaaagaaacaaagaTCAAAGATAATACCTCAAAAACGCAGCATAGAAGACACACCAAAGCCAAAGAAACCCATCAAAACCGAAGAGGTTAAAGTGGAGGAATACAGTTCCATACCAACAAACGACATTTTGAATGTAATTGATTATGAGAATCAAGAACAAATAATGGCTGAAAATGTTAGAGAAAATGCAGAATTAATCGAAGCTATTGTGAAACAGGATTTAATCAATGGTGGATCTAATGAGGAGTTGACTAGACTCGATGGTGATAAGTTGATACTTTGCCTTAGCAATCTTGTTGTCGCCCTTGATCGCCTTTCTAAATTTGTTTCATAA